The Synergistetes bacterium HGW-Synergistetes-1 genome contains the following window.
AATCAGACATAAACAAGATTTCTCCGCACAACAAAGAGAGCAGGCACCGGCAGGAGCCCACTCTCTTTGTTTATGTATGGTAACCTTATTATATTATTCCATTCTTTGCCTTCTTATATGCAAAAGATCCAACTGAAACCACAGCCTGCTCACGGAGGGACCCCGGAGGCGACTTGAACATTATAACGGGAGATCAGGTATATTCTGCTAATCCATATAAAAAGGAGAGGCAATTTCGGCCTCTCCTTTTTATATGGACTTATTTTGTCCGTACCTTTTTGGGCTGTTCTTCTAACGCGTCCCGCTTAAAATGCCGGCACTATACCCTTAGGAACGAGCTCTGTTTCTATGTACTTTTTGACTTCTTTTGAATTAGCTGCTTTGACCAGGGCTTTTACAGCAGGGCTATTTTTGTCTGATGCCCTGACCGCTATCACATTGGCATAGGGAGAATCCTTGCCTTCGATAACGATTGCGTCCTTTGCCGGGATGAGCTTCGCTTCCACAGCAAAATTAGTGTTGATGACAGACGCATCAACGTCCGGAAGCGTTCTTGGAAGCTGCGCGGCTTCGATCTCCCTTATTTTTATCTTTTTGGGATTTTCTGTAATATCCCTGGCTGTGACAAGCTCTCCCGCCTTTACCTTTATCAGTCCGTTTTTCTCAAGCAGGCGCAGCGCCCTTGAGCAGTTTGTAGCGTCGTTGGGGATAGCTATCTGGGCTCCGTTTTTAAGTTCACTGAGCTTTTTGATCTTCTGGGAATAGAGACCAAGAGGTTCTATGTGTACCTTTGCCACCCATACAAGATCGAGTTCCTTTTCCTTGTTTGTGTTTTCCAGATATGGGACGTGCTGGAAAAAGTTTGCGTCAAGGCTGCCTTCAGCAAGAGCTGTATTGGGTGTTACATAGTCAGTGAACTCTTTTATTTTGAGATCATATCCCTCTTTTTTGAGAAGATCCCTGACTACGACCATTATGTCCTTATGGGGGAAGGGAGTGACTCCTACTGTTATAGTCTTTTC
Protein-coding sequences here:
- a CDS encoding methionine ABC transporter substrate-binding protein, yielding MKKLAIAILLSLIIPTALFAAEKTITVGVTPFPHKDIMVVVRDLLKKEGYDLKIKEFTDYVTPNTALAEGSLDANFFQHVPYLENTNKEKELDLVWVAKVHIEPLGLYSQKIKKLSELKNGAQIAIPNDATNCSRALRLLEKNGLIKVKAGELVTARDITENPKKIKIREIEAAQLPRTLPDVDASVINTNFAVEAKLIPAKDAIVIEGKDSPYANVIAVRASDKNSPAVKALVKAANSKEVKKYIETELVPKGIVPAF